A region from the Rhodothermales bacterium genome encodes:
- a CDS encoding ABC transporter substrate-binding protein: MRRRIPFHPLFLLSAAVLALSGAIGCNRQDGVHRVGIIIGLPFFEDAMVGFEERMGELGYAGGSAIEYIYKTPYRDGEEDQQAVQDLVDAEVDLIVAVPTEVSIVAKRMANEHGIPVVFTNAVVEGTDLIESIRAPGALITGVRYPGPDLALLRFERMQAIVPAARRVLVPYAESYPIAGPQLEVLRPAAAKAGITLIEMPLQDVDDLAGRLEALIADPDVRVDAILALADPIVADPSGTTLLDRFARERHIPLCGILASGGTNGIFDVMIQNADAGRRVADIVDKILQGEPPLNIPVVSAETFFYIDLGAVDALGLTVPEGVLAQADRITR; encoded by the coding sequence ATGCGACGACGAATTCCGTTCCACCCTCTGTTTCTGTTGAGTGCCGCCGTACTGGCACTCTCGGGCGCCATCGGATGCAACAGGCAGGACGGCGTCCACCGCGTGGGGATCATCATCGGGCTGCCGTTTTTCGAAGACGCTATGGTCGGTTTTGAGGAGCGGATGGGCGAGTTGGGGTACGCCGGCGGCTCCGCCATCGAATACATCTACAAGACGCCCTACAGGGACGGAGAGGAAGACCAGCAGGCCGTTCAGGATCTGGTCGACGCGGAGGTCGACCTCATCGTCGCGGTGCCCACCGAGGTATCGATCGTGGCGAAACGGATGGCCAACGAGCACGGCATACCGGTCGTGTTCACCAACGCCGTCGTCGAGGGCACCGATCTGATCGAGTCAATCCGTGCCCCGGGCGCGCTGATAACGGGCGTCCGGTATCCTGGACCCGACCTGGCCTTGCTTCGCTTCGAGCGCATGCAGGCCATCGTCCCTGCAGCCCGTCGCGTCCTCGTCCCCTATGCGGAATCGTACCCCATCGCGGGGCCCCAGCTGGAGGTATTGCGCCCCGCGGCCGCAAAGGCCGGAATCACGCTGATCGAGATGCCGCTGCAGGATGTGGACGATCTGGCCGGCCGCCTGGAGGCGCTCATCGCCGATCCGGACGTTCGTGTCGACGCCATCCTGGCGCTCGCCGACCCGATCGTCGCCGATCCGTCCGGGACCACGCTGCTGGACCGGTTCGCCAGGGAGCGTCACATCCCCCTCTGCGGCATCCTGGCCTCGGGAGGCACGAACGGCATCTTCGACGTCATGATCCAAAATGCCGACGCCGGTCGGCGGGTGGCAGACATCGTCGACAAGATCCTTCAGGGCGAGCCCCCCCTGAACATCCCGGTCGTTTCGGCCGAGACCTTCTTCTACATCGACCTCGGGGCCGTCGACGCCCTCGGCCTCACCGTGCCGGAAGGCGTCCTCGCCCAGGCAGACAGGATCACCCGCTAG